Within the Cetobacterium sp. 8H genome, the region GTTTGTTCGACAACTTCTTTTCCAAACGGAGTAAGACATGCAGACGCCATTTCAAAGCACCCTCTTGTAAAAGGTATTGTAATTATAAATACTATTGAAAGTACACCACAAATTAACCATTCTATGGCTAATGGTAATCCTCCTAAAGCCAACCACAAAATATTTAATATTAAATTCATTTTTTTATGTGATAAATACACAAAATCTTTAAAATTATTTATCACTTCCTCCTTTTTTATTTTTAAGCTTCGGCAAGTTTGCCGAAGCTTTTTTCATGCTAAGAGTTCAATAACTTTATCACTTTATCTAAGTACCTTTTTACTTCTAGTCTTTTATTATCTTCTAAAGTTTTTACTTTACTATCAATCTCTTTAAATATCTCTATGTATTGACAAAAATCAAATTCTTCTATAACTTGAACCTTCGGCAAGCTTGCCGAAGCTTTTT harbors:
- a CDS encoding YccF domain-containing protein; the protein is MINNFKDFVYLSHKKMNLILNILWLALGGLPLAIEWLICGVLSIVFIITIPFTRGCFEMASACLTPFGKEVVEQTGLGQPPRPIAGFFWIIFFGIWLAISHIIVGIAMCLTVIGIPLGLQNFKLAQVAFNPYKYTLREKQN